Proteins encoded together in one Oncorhynchus keta strain PuntledgeMale-10-30-2019 unplaced genomic scaffold, Oket_V2 Un_scaffold_2008_pilon_pilon, whole genome shotgun sequence window:
- the LOC127927983 gene encoding uncharacterized protein LOC127927983 isoform X10, with protein MLFLLSVPDRTGYTVSPLSSRQDRLYCYSSQFQTGQVILLLLSVPDRTGYTATPLSSRQDRLYCYSSQFQTGQVILLLLSVPDRTGYTVTPLSSRQVILLLLSVPDRLYCYSSQFQTGQVILLLLSVPDRLYCYSSQFQTGQVILFLLSVPDRTGYTVTPLSSRQDRLYCYSSQFQTGQVILLLLSVPDRTGYNVTPLSSRQDRLYCYSSQFQTGYTVTPLSSRQDRLYCYSSQFQTGYTVTPLSSRQDRLYCYSSQFQTGQVILLLLSVPDRLYCYSSQFQTGYTVTPLSSRQDRLYCFSSQFQTGQVILLLLSVPDRLYSYSSQFQTGYTVSPLSSRQDRLYCYSSQFQTGYTVTPLSSRQDRLYCFSSQFQTGQVILLLLSVPDRTGYTVTPLSSRQDRLYCYSSQFQTGYTVSPLSSRQVILLLLSVPDRLYCYSSQFQTGQVILLLLSVPDRTGYTVTPLSSRQDRLYCYSSQFQTGYTVSPLSSRQDRLYCYSSQFQTGQVILLLLSVPDRLYCFSSQFQTGQVILFLLSVPDRTGYAVTPLSSRQDRLYCHSSQFQTGYTVTPLSSRQDRLYCYSSQFQTGQVILLLLSSQFQTGQVILLLLSVPDRTGYTVTPLSSRQDRLYCYSSQFQTGQVILLLLSVPDRLYCYPSQFQTGQVILLLLSVPDRTGYTVTPLSSRQVILLLLSVPDRTGYTVTPLSSRQVILLLLSVPDRTGYTVTPLSSRQDRLYCYSSQFQTGYTVSPLSSRQDRLYCYSSQFQTGQVILLLLSVPDRTGYTVTPLSSRQVILLLLSVPDRTGYTVSPLSSRQVILLLLSVPDRLYCYSSQFQTGQVILLLLSVPDRTGYTVTPLSSRQVILLLLSVPDRTGYTVTPLSSRQDRLYCFSSQFQTGQVILFLLSVPDRLYCYSSQFQTGQVILLLLSVPDRLYCYSSQFQTGQVILLLLSVPDRLYCYSSQFQTGQVILLLLSVPDRLYCYSSQFQTGQVILLLLSVPDRLYCYSSQFQTGQVILLLLSVPDRTGYTVTPLSSRQDRLYCYSSQFQTGQVILLLLSVPDRLYCYSSQFQTGQVILLLLSVPDRTGYTVTPLSSRQDRLYCYSSQFHTGYTVSPLSSRQDRSQGRLKTITNSRDLDSQKPGTIRGPSHNG; from the exons atgctgtttctcctctcagttccagacaggacag gttatactgtttctcctctcagttccagacaggacaggttatactgttactcctctcagttccagacaggacaggttatactgttactcctctcagttccagacaggacaggttatactgctactcctctcagttccagacaggacaggttatactgttactcctctcagttccagacaggacaggttatactgttactcctctcagttccagacaggacag gttatactgttactcctctcagttccagacaggttatactgttactcctctcagttccagacaggttatactgttactcctctcagttccagacaggacaggttatactgttactcctctcagttccagacaggttatactgttactcctctcagttccagacaggacaggttatactgtttctcctctcagttccagacaggacaggttatactgttactcctctcagttccagacaggacaggttatactgttactcctctcagttccagacag gacaggttatactgttactcctctcagttccagacaggacaggttataatgttactcctctcagttccagacaggacaggttatactgttactcctctcagttccagacaggttatactgttactcctctcagttccagacaggacaggttatactgttactcctctcagttccagacaggttatactgttactcctctcagttccagacaggacaggttatactgttactcctctcagttccagacag gacaggttatactgttactcctctcagttccagacaggttatactgttactcctctcagttccagacaggttatactgttactcctctcagttccagacaggacaggttatactgtttctcctctcagttccagacaggacaggttatactgttactcctctcagttccagacaggttatactcttactcctctcagttccagacaggttatactgtttctcctctcagttccagacaggacaggttatactgttactcctctcagttccagacaggttatactgttactcctctcagttccagacaggacaggttatactgtttctcctctcagttccagacaggacaggttatactgttactcctctcagttccagacaggacaggttatactgttactcctctcagttccagacaggacaggttatactgttactcctctcagttccagacag gttatactgtttctcctctcagttccagacaggttatactgttactcctctcagttccagacaggttatactgttactcctctcagttccagacaggacaggttatactgttactcctctcagttccagacaggacaggttatactgttactcctctcagttccagacaggacaggttatactgttactcctctcagttccagacag gttatactgtttctcctctcagttccagacaggacaggttatactgttactcctctcagttccagacaggacaggttatactgttactcctctcagttccagacaggttatactgtttctcctctcagttccagacaggacaggttatactgtttctcctctcagttccagacaggacaggttatgctgttactcctctcagttccagacaggacaggttatactgtcactcctctcagttccagacaggttatactgttactcctctcagttccagacaggacaggttatactgttactcctctcagttccagacaggacaggttatactgttactcctctcctctcagttccagacaggacaggttatactgttactcctctcagttccagacaggacaggttatactgttactcctctcagttccagacaggacaggttatactgttactcctctcagttccagacaggacaggttatactgttactcctctcagttccagacaggttatactgttacccctctcagttccagacaggacaggttatactgttactcctctcagttccagacaggacag gttatactgttactcctctcagttccagacaggttatactgttactcctctcagttccagacaggacaggttatactgttactcctctcagttccagacaggttatactgttactcctctcagttccagacaggacaggttatactgttactcctctcagttccagacaggacaggttatactgttactcctctcagttccagacaggttatactgtttctcctctcagttccagacaggacag gttatactgttactcctctcagttccagacaggacaggttatactgttactcctctcagttccagacaggacaggttatactgttactcctctcagttccagacaggttatactgttactcctctcagttccagacaggacaggttatactgtttctcctctcagttccagacaggttatactgttactcctctcagttccagacaggttatactgttactcctctcagttccagacaggacaggttatactgttactcctctcagttccagacaggacaggttatactgttactcctctcagttccagacaggttatactgttactcctctcagttccagacaggacaggttatactgttactcctctcagttccagacaggacaggttatactgtttctcctctcagttccagacaggacaggttatactgtttctcctctcagttccagacaggttatactgttactcctctcagttccagacaggacaggttatactgttactcctctcagttccagacaggttatactgttactcctctcagttccagacaggacag gttatactgttactcctctcagttccagacaggttatactgttactcctctcagttccagacaggacaggttatactgttactcctctcagttccagacaggttatactgttactcctctcagttccagacaggacaggttatactgttactcctctcagttccagacaggttatactgttactcctctcagttccagacaggacaggttatactgttactcctctcagttccagacaggacaggttatactgttactcctctcagttccagacaggacaggttatactgttactcctctcagttccagacaggacaggttatactgttactcctctcagttccagacaggttatactgttactcctctcagttccagacaggacaggttatactgttactcctctcagttccagacaggacaggttatactgttactcctctcagttccagacaggacag gttatactgttactcctctcagttccatacaggttatactgtttctcctctcagttccagacaggacaggtcgCAGGGAAGATTGAAAACAATAACAAACAGCAGGGATCTTGACAGCCAAAAGCCCGGAACAATCCGTGGTCCCAGCCACAATGGCTAA
- the LOC127927983 gene encoding uncharacterized protein LOC127927983 isoform X46, translating into MLFLLSVPDRTGYTVSPLSSRQDRLYCYSSQFQTGQVILLLLSVPDRTGYTATPLSSRQDRLYCYSSQFQTGQVILLLLSVPDRTGYTVTPLSSRQVILLLLSVPDRLYCYSSQFQTGQVILLLLSVPDRLYCYSSQFQTGQVILFLLSVPDRTGYTVTPLSSRQDRLYCYSSQFQTGQVILLLLSVPDRTGYNVTPLSSRQDRLYCYSSQFQTGYTVTPLSSRQDRLYCYSSQFQTGYTVTPLSSRQDRLYCYSSQFQTGQVILLLLSVPDRLYCYSSQFQTGYTVTPLSSRQDRLYCFSSQFQTGQVILLLLSVPDRLYSYSSQFQTGYTVSPLSSRQDRLYCYSSQFQTGYTVTPLSSRQDRLYCFSSQFQTGQVILLLLSVPDRTGYTVTPLSSRQDRLYCYSSQFQTGYTVSPLSSRQVILLLLSVPDRLYCYSSQFQTGQVILLLLSVPDRTGYTVTPLSSRQDRLYCYSSQFQTGYTVTPLSSRQVILFLLSVPDRTGYTVSPLSSRQVILLLLSVPDRLYCYSSQFQTGQVILLLLSVPDRTGYTVTPLSSRQVILLLLSVPDRTGYTVTPLSSRQDRLYCFSSQFQTGQVILFLLSVPDRLYCYSSQFQTGQVILLLLSVPDRLYCYSSQFQTGQVILLLLSVPDRLYCYSSQFQTGQVILLLLSVPDRLYCYSSQFQTGQVILLLLSVPDRLYCYSSQFQTGQVILLLLSVPDRTGYTVTPLSSRQDRLYCYSSQFQTGQVILLLLSVPDRLYCYSSQFQTGQVILLLLSVPDRTGYTVTPLSSRQDRLYCYSSQFHTGYTVSPLSSRQDRSQGRLKTITNSRDLDSQKPGTIRGPSHNG; encoded by the exons atgctgtttctcctctcagttccagacaggacag gttatactgtttctcctctcagttccagacaggacaggttatactgttactcctctcagttccagacaggacaggttatactgttactcctctcagttccagacaggacaggttatactgctactcctctcagttccagacaggacaggttatactgttactcctctcagttccagacaggacaggttatactgttactcctctcagttccagacaggacag gttatactgttactcctctcagttccagacaggttatactgttactcctctcagttccagacaggttatactgttactcctctcagttccagacaggacaggttatactgttactcctctcagttccagacaggttatactgttactcctctcagttccagacaggacaggttatactgtttctcctctcagttccagacaggacaggttatactgttactcctctcagttccagacaggacaggttatactgttactcctctcagttccagacag gacaggttatactgttactcctctcagttccagacaggacaggttataatgttactcctctcagttccagacaggacaggttatactgttactcctctcagttccagacaggttatactgttactcctctcagttccagacaggacaggttatactgttactcctctcagttccagacaggttatactgttactcctctcagttccagacaggacaggttatactgttactcctctcagttccagacag gacaggttatactgttactcctctcagttccagacaggttatactgttactcctctcagttccagacaggttatactgttactcctctcagttccagacaggacaggttatactgtttctcctctcagttccagacaggacaggttatactgttactcctctcagttccagacaggttatactcttactcctctcagttccagacaggttatactgtttctcctctcagttccagacaggacaggttatactgttactcctctcagttccagacaggttatactgttactcctctcagttccagacaggacaggttatactgtttctcctctcagttccagacaggacaggttatactgttactcctctcagttccagacaggacaggttatactgttactcctctcagttccagacaggacaggttatactgttactcctctcagttccagacag gttatactgtttctcctctcagttccagacaggttatactgttactcctctcagttccagacaggttatactgttactcctctcagttccagacaggacaggttatactgttactcctctcagttccagacaggacaggttatactgttactcctctcagttccagacaggacaggttatactgttactcctctcagttccagacag gttatactgttactcctctcagttccagacaggttatactgtttctcctctcagttccagacaggacag gttatactgtttctcctctcagttccagacaggttatactgttactcctctcagttccagacaggttatactgttactcctctcagttccagacaggacaggttatactgttactcctctcagttccagacaggacaggttatactgttactcctctcagttccagacaggttatactgttactcctctcagttccagacaggacaggttatactgttactcctctcagttccagacaggacaggttatactgtttctcctctcagttccagacaggacaggttatactgtttctcctctcagttccagacaggttatactgttactcctctcagttccagacaggacaggttatactgttactcctctcagttccagacaggttatactgttactcctctcagttccagacaggacag gttatactgttactcctctcagttccagacaggttatactgttactcctctcagttccagacaggacaggttatactgttactcctctcagttccagacaggttatactgttactcctctcagttccagacaggacaggttatactgttactcctctcagttccagacaggttatactgttactcctctcagttccagacaggacaggttatactgttactcctctcagttccagacaggacaggttatactgttactcctctcagttccagacaggacaggttatactgttactcctctcagttccagacaggacaggttatactgttactcctctcagttccagacaggttatactgttactcctctcagttccagacaggacaggttatactgttactcctctcagttccagacaggacaggttatactgttactcctctcagttccagacaggacag gttatactgttactcctctcagttccatacaggttatactgtttctcctctcagttccagacaggacaggtcgCAGGGAAGATTGAAAACAATAACAAACAGCAGGGATCTTGACAGCCAAAAGCCCGGAACAATCCGTGGTCCCAGCCACAATGGCTAA
- the LOC127927983 gene encoding uncharacterized protein LOC127927983 isoform X4 yields MLFLLSVPDRTGYTVSPLSSRQDRLYCYSSQFQTGQVILLLLSVPDRTGYTATPLSSRQDRLYCYSSQFQTGQVILLLLSVPDRTGYTVTPLSSRQVILLLLSVPDRLYCYSSQFQTGQVILLLLSVPDRLYCYSSQFQTGQVILFLLSVPDRTGYTVTPLSSRQDRLYCYSSQFQTGQVILLLLSVPDRTGYNVTPLSSRQDRLYCYSSQFQTGYTVTPLSSRQDRLYCYSSQFQTGYTVTPLSSRQDRLYCYSSQFQTGQVILLLLSVPDRLYCYSSQFQTGYTVTPLSSRQDRLYCFSSQFQTGQVILLLLSVPDRLYSYSSQFQTGYTVSPLSSRQDRLYCYSSQFQTGYTVTPLSSRQDRLYCFSSQFQTGQVILLLLSVPDRTGYTVTPLSSRQDRLYCYSSQFQTGYTVSPLSSRQVILLLLSVPDRLYCYSSQFQTGQVILLLLSVPDRTGYTVTPLSSRQDRLYCYSSQFQTGYTVSPLSSRQDRLYCYSSQFQTGQVILLLLSVPDRLYCFSSQFQTGQVILFLLSVPDRTGYAVTPLSSRQDRLYCHSSQFQTGYTVTPLSSRQDRLYCYSSQFQTGQVILLLLSSQFQTGQVILLLLSVPDRTGYTVTPLSSRQDRLYCYSSQFQTGQVILLLLSVPDRLYCYPSQFQTGQVILLLLSVPDRTGYTVTPLSSRQVILLLLSVPDRTGYTVTPLSSRQVILLLLSVPDRTGYTVTPLSSRQDRLYCYSSQFQTGYTLTPLSSRQVILFLLSVPDRTGYTVTPLSSRQVILLLLSVPDRTGYTVSPLSSRQDRLYCYSSQFQTGQVILLLLSVPDRTGYTVTPLSSRQVILLLLSVPDRTGYTVSPLSSRQVILLLLSVPDRTGYTVTPLSSRQVILLLLSVPDRTGYTVTPLSSRQDRLYCFSSQFQTGQVILFLLSVPDRLYCYSSQFQTGQVILLLLSVPDRLYCYSSQFQTGQVILLLLSVPDRLYCYSSQFQTGQVILLLLSVPDRLYCYSSQFQTGQVILLLLSVPDRLYCYSSQFQTGQVILLLLSVPDRTGYTVTPLSSRQDRLYCYSSQFQTGQVILLLLSVPDRLYCYSSQFQTGQVILLLLSVPDRTGYTVTPLSSRQDRLYCYSSQFHTGYTVSPLSSRQDRSQGRLKTITNSRDLDSQKPGTIRGPSHNG; encoded by the exons atgctgtttctcctctcagttccagacaggacag gttatactgtttctcctctcagttccagacaggacaggttatactgttactcctctcagttccagacaggacaggttatactgttactcctctcagttccagacaggacaggttatactgctactcctctcagttccagacaggacaggttatactgttactcctctcagttccagacaggacaggttatactgttactcctctcagttccagacaggacag gttatactgttactcctctcagttccagacaggttatactgttactcctctcagttccagacaggttatactgttactcctctcagttccagacaggacaggttatactgttactcctctcagttccagacaggttatactgttactcctctcagttccagacaggacaggttatactgtttctcctctcagttccagacaggacaggttatactgttactcctctcagttccagacaggacaggttatactgttactcctctcagttccagacag gacaggttatactgttactcctctcagttccagacaggacaggttataatgttactcctctcagttccagacaggacaggttatactgttactcctctcagttccagacaggttatactgttactcctctcagttccagacaggacaggttatactgttactcctctcagttccagacaggttatactgttactcctctcagttccagacaggacaggttatactgttactcctctcagttccagacag gacaggttatactgttactcctctcagttccagacaggttatactgttactcctctcagttccagacaggttatactgttactcctctcagttccagacaggacaggttatactgtttctcctctcagttccagacaggacaggttatactgttactcctctcagttccagacaggttatactcttactcctctcagttccagacaggttatactgtttctcctctcagttccagacaggacaggttatactgttactcctctcagttccagacaggttatactgttactcctctcagttccagacaggacaggttatactgtttctcctctcagttccagacaggacaggttatactgttactcctctcagttccagacaggacaggttatactgttactcctctcagttccagacaggacaggttatactgttactcctctcagttccagacag gttatactgtttctcctctcagttccagacaggttatactgttactcctctcagttccagacaggttatactgttactcctctcagttccagacaggacaggttatactgttactcctctcagttccagacaggacaggttatactgttactcctctcagttccagacaggacaggttatactgttactcctctcagttccagacag gttatactgtttctcctctcagttccagacaggacaggttatactgttactcctctcagttccagacaggacaggttatactgttactcctctcagttccagacaggttatactgtttctcctctcagttccagacaggacaggttatactgtttctcctctcagttccagacaggacaggttatgctgttactcctctcagttccagacaggacaggttatactgtcactcctctcagttccagacaggttatactgttactcctctcagttccagacaggacaggttatactgttactcctctcagttccagacaggacaggttatactgttactcctctcctctcagttccagacaggacaggttatactgttactcctctcagttccagacaggacaggttatactgttactcctctcagttccagacaggacaggttatactgttactcctctcagttccagacaggacaggttatactgttactcctctcagttccagacaggttatactgttacccctctcagttccagacaggacaggttatactgttactcctctcagttccagacaggacag gttatactgttactcctctcagttccagacaggttatactgttactcctctcagttccagacaggacaggttatactgttactcctctcagttccagacaggttatactgttactcctctcagttccagacaggacaggttatactgttactcctctcagttccagacaggacaggttatactgttactcctctcagttccagacag gttatactcttactcctctcagttccagacaggttatactgtttctcctctcagttccagacaggacaggttatactgttactcctctcagttccagacaggttatactgttactcctctcagttccagacaggacaggttatactgtttctcctctcagttccagacaggacaggttatactgttactcctctcagttccagacaggacaggttatactgttactcctctcagttccagacaggacaggttatactgttactcctctcagttccagacaggttatactgttactcctctcagttccagacaggacaggttatactgtttctcctctcagttccagacaggttatactgttactcctctcagttccagacag gacaggttatactgttactcctctcagttccagacaggttatactgttactcctctcagttccagacaggacaggttatactgttactcctctcagttccagacaggacaggttatactgtttctcctctcagttccagacaggacaggttatactgtttctcctctcagttccagacaggttatactgttactcctctcagttccagacaggacaggttatactgttactcctctcagttccagacaggttatactgttactcctctcagttccagacaggacag gttatactgttactcctctcagttccagacaggttatactgttactcctctcagttccagacaggacaggttatactgttactcctctcagttccagacaggttatactgttactcctctcagttccagacaggacaggttatactgttactcctctcagttccagacaggttatactgttactcctctcagttccagacaggacaggttatactgttactcctctcagttccagacaggacaggttatactgttactcctctcagttccagacaggacaggttatactgttactcctctcagttccagacaggacaggttatactgttactcctctcagttccagacaggttatactgttactcctctcagttccagacaggacaggttatactgttactcctctcagttccagacaggacaggttatactgttactcctctcagttccagacaggacag gttatactgttactcctctcagttccatacaggttatactgtttctcctctcagttccagacaggacaggtcgCAGGGAAGATTGAAAACAATAACAAACAGCAGGGATCTTGACAGCCAAAAGCCCGGAACAATCCGTGGTCCCAGCCACAATGGCTAA